AAAGGCTTACAAATATAGTCAAATGCGCCTGTTTTCATGGCTTGGATCGCGGTTTCGATGGAACCATGCGCCGTGACTAAAATGACCAAAGCGTGAGGACAGATGCGTTTGATTTCAGTCAAAAGTTCCATCCCGTCCATTACAGGCATTTTGATGTCAGTTAGAACCAAATCAGGTTTGTATTTACGGTAAGCGGTTAGGCCGTCCTTGCCATTGACTGCCGTGATGATTTTATATTCGGCGCTCTCTAGTTGATATTCAGTGACGCGCAATAAACTGGGATCATCATCTATGAGCAGTATTGTTTTGTTATTCATTTGTGAAACTCCTTGCAATTGGGAACTGGAGAATGAAACAGGCCCCACCCGATTCGCGGTTTACTGCATCAATAGAACATTGGTGATGGTTCATGATTTTTTGCACGATCGAAAGCCCAAGCCCTGTTCCATTGGGCCGAGTGGTAAAGAACGGATCAAAAATCCGGGTATGGATGTGGTCTGGAATTCCTGAACCCGTGTCTTCAATCATGCAGGTGATCGAGTCATTCTCCCGCTTCGCTGAGATCGTCAGCGTCCCGCCTTTCGGCATTGCCTGGATGGAGTTGCTAATCAAGTTGACGAATACTTGTTTGAGTTGGTCTGCATCAAAATAAATGGAAGGTAGTTCTGTGGCATATCTTTTTTCAATTTTGATTTCTTTTGAGCGCCGTTGTTGCAGGGTCAAATCAAGGATGACATCAATCACTTCTGGGATGCGGCATTCGACCTGTTGTGTTTTTTGAGGGCGAGCAAAACTTAAAAATTCATTCACTATATTGCTGAGGTGGCGTGATTCTTTCAACAGAATGGTAGTGAATTCTTCCCGTTGCTCTGGCTTCAGCGACTCGTTCGCCAATATTTCAGCGGAGCCTTTGATGGATGCGAGCGGCGTACGAATTTCATGAGCGACGCCAGCGGAAAGTTCGGCCAAGGCCTGGATGCGTTCCGTTCTTCGGAGCTGCTCTTCGGCGTTCAATACTTGGAGAGTTTTTTCTTGTAGATCGCGATAAGACAGTTCTAATTTTTTTGATGCTTTAATAAACCGCTCCGATAAAAAGCCCGTAACAAACCCAAGGAACAGATGTACAAAGGCTTCAAGCGTTTGATATAAATTGGCGGTAAAAAAATGACCGTTCCAGCTAAGATAGATGTGGGCCAAGTGCATAACCGACATGGAGGCTCCCATTAACACTCCACCTCTCAAGCCAAACCAGTAGGCTGCCAGAATTACGGGCAGATAGCAGAGACGGTCATAGATCAAATGCAGGTAATGGGCGTGAGTTGAAGTCAGAAAATGAAGACTGGAAACAAACGCCCCCAGCGCAACCACAAAAATCAATTTGACGGGTATTTTTTTTGAAAAGTCAGATTGAAGTATCATTCATGGTTTTCGATTCTGATAAAAAGCTGTTTATGGCGACTAGCGCAGATTCTATGCCAACTTAACAAACTGTCGCGAGTTTAATGATTATGGTTCTTTCAAAAACGGGGTACTTTTTCACAATTCAATTGAGATTTCTAAAAAACATCTTATGAATACCTGGTCTGTCGTTGCGTAACTTTGCTCGCTTCAGTGCGGGCTTTCAGGCCCTGATGCACAGGCGCTCCCAGAGTTGCACCCATGCCTGAATTGGTTTGTCAATTTTTGATAGGCCGAAATACGTTTTCGTAATCAATATAATGGTCACCCATCAATGTAAGTACTCATTTATCTGGATGAAACATTTTTATCATAGCGTTGACATAGCAGTGGGACAATCAGGAAGTGTTTTATATGCCACACTTGCGCGGCTCATCGTGTGGTATATGAAACACATTTGTCTAATGGATCGTATGCGCTTCATGTGTTCAATCAATCTGGAATGAATAAATAAAAGATAAAAATCAGTGAAATATCCTGTTTTTTTGAATCATCAACCGAAAGATTTAGTCCAATTAATGCTTAAAAATAAAACTGGAACAATATCTGCGTTACAATAAAGAGTCATCTGTGTGAACTTGAATCCTGATAAAAGAATATGAGTTATATGAAGACTCCTACATTGATCCTCGTTGCCAATTGCCTGATCTTGTGCGCTTTTGTTTTCGCGCATGGTGTTATTGGTCAAGAAGCGGTAGAGGCCATCGTACATTCAAGCAGCGATGCGCCAGGCGTTGATCTGGGCGCATTGATTGAAGAGGCCTTTTTTGCAAACCCGGAGATTCAAGCGGCGAAAGCGCAGTGGGCCCAAACCATAGAAAAACACCCGCAAGAAACCGCGTTAGACGACCCCATGTTGAATTTTTCTTATTATGTGGAAAGCGTGGAAACCCGGGTCGGCCCCCAAGAATACAGCGTTGGGGTTTCTCAAAAGTTTCCGTTCCCAGGTACATTAAGGCAAAAAGAGCGCGTTGTCGAAAAAGAAATCGAAATCTCGCGTCTGGAATATGAAAAGACGGCGCGGGACATCATTGTCGATCTCAAACAAGCCGTTTACGAAATCCAGTATATGGACGGCGCTATAGAAATTACCAAACAGAATCAAGAGTTGTTAAATGAAATTCTGTCTTATGCCGAAGCCCAATATAGTAACCAAGCCAACGGAATAAACGACGTCTTCCGGGCGGAGTCGCAGCTGGCGCAGTTGGATTATGATTTGATAACGCTACGGGAGCTGCGGGCGGTTCAGCAGACGGTTATCAATTCCATGCTCAACCGTCCT
This Candidatus Hinthialibacter antarcticus DNA region includes the following protein-coding sequences:
- a CDS encoding ATP-binding protein; this translates as MILQSDFSKKIPVKLIFVVALGAFVSSLHFLTSTHAHYLHLIYDRLCYLPVILAAYWFGLRGGVLMGASMSVMHLAHIYLSWNGHFFTANLYQTLEAFVHLFLGFVTGFLSERFIKASKKLELSYRDLQEKTLQVLNAEEQLRRTERIQALAELSAGVAHEIRTPLASIKGSAEILANESLKPEQREEFTTILLKESRHLSNIVNEFLSFARPQKTQQVECRIPEVIDVILDLTLQQRRSKEIKIEKRYATELPSIYFDADQLKQVFVNLISNSIQAMPKGGTLTISAKRENDSITCMIEDTGSGIPDHIHTRIFDPFFTTRPNGTGLGLSIVQKIMNHHQCSIDAVNRESGGACFILQFPIARSFTNE
- a CDS encoding TolC family protein, with the translated sequence MKTPTLILVANCLILCAFVFAHGVIGQEAVEAIVHSSSDAPGVDLGALIEEAFFANPEIQAAKAQWAQTIEKHPQETALDDPMLNFSYYVESVETRVGPQEYSVGVSQKFPFPGTLRQKERVVEKEIEISRLEYEKTARDIIVDLKQAVYEIQYMDGAIEITKQNQELLNEILSYAEAQYSNQANGINDVFRAESQLAQLDYDLITLRELRAVQQTVINSMLNRPADDPIGSIAASIPQPTTLEIAALDRLAYEQNQEILISQMKVEKAEESIRLARRMNLPGFTIGANYISTDDALNPQTPESGKDPIIVGGGVTIPLWFGKNKARIRYAKEGKTSAQQKEQSVANQIAVNLRKAYFRMENAQRLVILYRDHLIPQAEQSMQIAEEWNRNRQGSVSEVLEVQSVWLNFNLAWLRARIDYAQFFSQLERIAGGSLSPVLNLE